The proteins below come from a single Cricetulus griseus strain 17A/GY chromosome 6, alternate assembly CriGri-PICRH-1.0, whole genome shotgun sequence genomic window:
- the Kcnj11 gene encoding ATP-sensitive inward rectifier potassium channel 11 isoform X2 encodes MLSRKGIIPEEYVLTRLAEDPTEPRYRARERRARFVSKKGNCNVAHKNIREQGRFLQDVFTTLVDLKWPHTLLIFTMSFLCSWLLFAMVWWLIAFSHGDLAPGEGTTVPCVTSIHSFSSAFLFSIEVQVTIGFGGRMVTEECPLAILILIVQNIVGLMINAIMLGCIFMKTAQAHRRAETLIFSKHAVITLRHGRLCFMLRVGDLRKSMIISATIHMQVVRKTTSPEGEVVPLHQVDIPMENGVGGNSIFLVAPLIIYHVIDSNSPLYDLAPSDLHHHQDLEIIVILEGVVETTGITTQARTSYLADEILWGQRFVPIVAEEDGRYSVDYSKFGNTVKVPTPLCTARQLDEDRSLLDALTLASTRGPLRKRSVAVAKAKPKFSISPDSLS; translated from the coding sequence ATGCTGTCCCGAAAGGGCATTATCCCTGAGGAGTATGTGCTGACCCGGCTGGCAGAGGACCCTACAGAGCCCAGGTACCGTGCTCGGGAAAGGAGGGCTCGCTTCGTGTCCAAGAAAGGCAACTGCAACGTGGCTCACAAGAACATTCGAGAGCAGGGCCGCTTCCTGCAGGATGTGTTCACCACGCTGGTGGACCTCAAATGGCCCCACACGCTGCTCATTTTCACCATGTCCTTCCTGTGCAGTTGGCTGCTCTTCGCCATGGTCTGGTGGCTCATCGCCTTCTCCCATGGTGACCTGGCCCCCGGAGAGGGTACCACTGTGCCCTGCGTCACGAGCATTCACTCCTTCtcatctgccttcctcttctccatcgAGGTCCAGGTGACCATCGGTTTCGGCGGGCGCATGGTGACGGAAGAATGTCCCCTGGCCATCCTTATTCTCATCGTGCAAAATATCGTAGGGCTAATGATCAATGCCATCATGCTGGGCTGCATCTTCATGAAGACGGCCCAGGCCCATCGGAGAGCAGAAACCCTCATCTTCAGCAAGCACGCTGTGATCACCCTGCGTCATGGCCGCCTCTGCTTCATGCTTCGGGTGGGGGACCTCCGCAAAAGCATGATCATCAGCGCCACGATCCACATGCAGGTGGTGCGTAAGACCACCAGCCCTGAGGGGGAGGTCGTGCCTCTCCACCAGGTGGACATCCCCATGGAGAACGGCGTGGGTGGTAACAGCATCTTCCTGGTGGCCCCACTCATCATCTACCACGTCATCGACTCCAACAGCCCCCTCTACGACCTGGCTCCTAGTGACCTGCACCACCACCAAGACCTGGAGATCATTGTCATCCTGGAAGGCGTGGTGGAAACCACAGGCATTACCACCCAGGCCCGCACCTCCTACCTAGCTGACGAGATTCTATGGGGGCAGCGCTTTGTTCCCATTGTGGCCGAGGAGGACGGCCGATATTCTGTGGACTACTCCAAATTTGGTAACACCGTTAAAGTGCCCACACCACTCTGCACAGCCCGCCAGCTTGATGAGGACCGCAGCCTGCTGGATGCCCTGACCCTCGCCTCTACGCGAGGGCCCCTACGCAAGCGCAGTGTGGCGGTGGCGAAGGCCAAACCCAAGTTTAGCATCTCTCCGGATTCCCTGTCCTGA